Genomic DNA from bacterium:
CTTGAAATGGTCGCTGTGCTGGAATCTGTTTTGAAACGCTCCCCGATGCACCCGGGGGCGAATCATCTGTACATCCACGCAGTGGAAGCTTCTGCTCAACCGGAAAGGGCGCTACCGAGCGCGGAAAGATTGGAAACCCTGGTTCCCGCTGCGGGCCATCTCGTTCATATGCCGGCGCACATTTACATTCGCACTGGTAATTTTGCGGACGCTGCGACTCAAAATGAAGCTGCCATCGGCGCCGATGAAAATTATTTCAAGGAAGCCGGAGTTAAACAGGGATTTTATCCGGCTATGTATTACAACCATAACATTCATTTCCTTTATTATGCGCGTGCCATGCAGGGAAGATTTTACGATGCCAAAAAAGCAGCGGACCAGGTTGTTGCTAACGCTCTTCCGCACGTAAAAGAGATGCCCATGCTGGACGGATTCACTCCGACTTCCATGCTGGTCCTGCTCCGTTTCAGGAAATGGAACGATGCTCTGAATATTCCCAAACCGGGAGAAGGTATGCCGATTACCACAGCCCTGTGGCACTTTGGGCGCACCCTGGCGTTTGCGCGCACGAGCAGAATCTCCAACGCTGACAAGTCATATCCCATGTTTCAGCATGCGACAACGGAAGTTCCGGAAGACGCATTGATCGGATTGAATCCTGCTTCCGTTGTGCTCAAAGTGGCGGACGCGTTATTGCGCGCTGAAATCGCTTTAGCAAAAAAGAATCCAGATGCTGCGGCGCTTTTTAAGAAAGCAGTTGAGGCGGAGGATCTGGTCACTTATGATGAACCGCCTGATTGGTATTATCCGATTCGCGAAACTTACGGCGCTGTTTTACTGCAAGCAGGAAGAGTGGCAGATGCTGAAAAAGTTTTCCGCGAGGACCTGGCAAAGAATCCACGGAACGGTCGTTCCCTTTTTGGATTGTTGGAAAGCTTGAAAGCGCAAAACAAAGAAAGCGATGTCCGCTGGGTTAAGGAGCAGTTCGAAGAAGCCTGGAAAAGCGCAGACACTACACTTCGCATCCAGGACTTATGACGCCGAAGCGCATCGATATTTTTTTCTACGGTTTGTTTATGGACACGGAGACCCTGCGGTCAAAGGGCGTTCAGCCTGTGAACCCTCGCCTGGTGAGCGTGCCAGGCTTTGCGCTTCGAATCGGTCAGCGTGCAACCCTCGTTCCGGATCCTGATTCGCGTGTATACGGCGTTCTGATGCAGCTATCGCACTTTGAAATCGAACAACTCTACGCTGATGCGAGCGTGCAAATGTATCGTCCGGAGGCTGTGATCGCTGAGCTTGAAAACGCGGCTCCTGTTCCGGCGCTGTGCTTCAATTTGCCCGAGCCGCCTGGACCGGATGAAGCGAATCAACAATATGCACAAAAACTGCGCGACCTGGCCCGGCGTTTGGGGCTGCCTGCGCATTATGTTGATCGTATCGCATGACATCGGTGAAAATGAACCGTCAAGTCGCCAAGTTCGCCAAGACTACTTCTCGTTTTTTTGCCTTGGCGTTCTTGGCGACTTGGCGGTTATTTGGAGGATCACATGAAGCGATTATTCCTAGCAATTCTCTTCGTCATTGTTTTGTGGCAACCTTCATCTGAAGCCGGCGCAAAGGAGGATGAGGCAGCGATTCATGCGCTGAATCAGCAGTGGATTCTGTTTTTTAAGAATCGCGACACGGCCGGTTTGGCAGGACTCTTCACGGTGGATGGTGTAAGAATGCCGGACGGTGGCACAACCGCAGTAGGCAGGCAAGCGATTGAAGCGCAGTACCGGAAGGATTTTGTCGAACTGTGGAAGGAAAAGTTCGAGGCATCCATTATCGAAGATCAGATCGTGATTTCAGGAGACTACGCATTTGCCAGAGGCACGAACACATTAATTCATGAAGCGAATGGAAAGAAAGTACAGGAGACCGGGAAATGGATGGCCACTTTCCGCAAGCAGGGCAATGGCTCCTGGAAGTATTACTGGAGCACATACAACACTAATTAGGCGCTTCTTTTCCTTTCAAAGCATGAAAGAAAGGAAATTTCCCGATATTAGAGGCAGTCGTTAAAAATGCGGAAGAGGTTGCGGCTTGCGATTTTATCCACTTCTGAGGAACTGAAGCCGCGTTTTCGCAAGGAATGACATATAACAGGAAGTGAAGTGCAATCTTCCATGCCGTCCGGCCAAAAGGGGATGCCGTCAAAATCAGATCCGATGCCGACCGCTTCGACTCCAGCGATTTTAGCGATGTACTCGATGTGCCGGACTGCATCTTTCATCGATACCCGAGGTAACATTTTAACGAACGACCGCAGAATCTGCTCTTCTTCATAGTTATACATTTCCGGTTTGTGGGCCCATTTGGTAACCGCGCCCTGCAGACGTTTATGATAGCGGCTTTCCAGTTTTTTCTTCTCTTCATAAAAACGTTGATTGAGGAAAGCTGAGTAGAAATTAACAAAAACAACTCCGCCTCTGGCCGCCATTGCTTTGATCATTTCATCCGACATGTTTCTGGGATGAGAACACAAGGAGCGGGCTGAGGAATGGGATGCGATTACAGGCTTTGTGGAGGTTCGCAAAACGTGCCAGAAAGTTTTATCTGAAACGTGTGAGACATCCACGATCATGCCAATCCTGTTCATTTCACGCACCACTTCCTGTCCGAATTGCGTGAGTCCTCCCCATCGTTCTTCGTCTGCAGAAGAATCAGCCCAGTCGTTCGTATTGGTCCACGTCAAAGTCATGTAAATTACCCCAAGCCGACGGTAGGAGCGCAACACTGCCAGATCATTCATGATCGCGTGGCCACTCTCGATTCCCAGCATGGCAATCTTCTTTTGTTGTTCCCTCGCTTTTTGCACTTCTTTCATCGAAGCGCAAACCGAAACATTTTTCTTGTTCTTCTGAACTTCGCTTCGAAGAAGATCGATCATCTGAAGCGTTCTGTTTATATATCGATCTTTCCCCACGGAAGGATCGATAAAGCAGGCAAAAATCTGCAGATCATGACCACCCTTCAGCATTTTTGGAAAACTGACCTGTAAACGCTCATCTTGCAGCGTATAACCGAGATCCATCATTCGCATCAGGGCGTCACAATGTGTGTCGGCGATAAAATATTTTTTGCTCATGTCTTTTTGAACAGAAGGACGCAAAGATCGCTAAGACTTAATTTTTATTTTCTTTGTGCACTTTGCGAGCTTCTGTTCAAAAAATTATTCTTGCTTTTCGCGCTTGCGGATCATGGTTCCACGGCTTATTTCCTGAACTCGCTCGCGCGCATAGCGCGCCCAGCGGCTCCCCGAGTCAAACCGGAAATAAATCTCCCAGTGATGACAGGCTTCACGATACGAATGTATCTTGTCGTACACGAGCGCCAGATTGTAATGCGCATCGTAATATTCAGGATCCAGCTCGATCGCTCTCAAGTACATTTTTACCGCTGTGCGGAACTTCTTGAGTTCTTCAAAAATATTTCCCAGGTTGTAATAAGCAAGCTTGTAGGAGGAATTGATTTTCAGCGCATTCAGATAATAACGAATCGCCTTTTTCTTTTTGCCCACGCGGTAATAGATTGTCGCGAGATTGTTCCAGCAATCTGCAAGTGTAGGGTCCAGTTGAAGCGCTTTCCGGTAGGCTTTGACAGCAAGCTGCCATTTTCCTTCAATGTCATAGCGCAAGCCATATTCAAACCAAAAAAGGTGGTTCCTCTCTTTCTGACGAGACTTAAACGCTGCAGGAGCCGCATGCTCCCGGTCCTCAAAGCTCAGCAGGAGTTGCCCGTTGACCGGATCGAAAGAAAGTCCGTTGTAACGCATCATCAAAGTGTTGTTGTGAGAGAAAAATTTCAGCTCGCTGATTCCGTTGATTTCCGGGAATTTCTTTTTAATGAGCTCGATGGACCGAATCACTTGCTGGAGTGAAATTCCACCCGAAATCAAAGCAGCTGCGGCTCGCAGGCTGACAAGATCCTGAAATGAATAGAAGGAGCCTTCTTCGTTTTTAATGGAACGGCTGACAAACTGTATTTTTTCCCAATGACGGAGACGCCGGGGGGAGATGTCCAGCATTTTGGACGCCTGGTTCAGGGTAAAAGAATCCATCTTGTTTGCACGGATGCCATCCGAAACCCGCAATATCATAGCATATTTCGGTTTTTACTTTCTTGCGGTACCATCGAAAAGGATTAAACTTAACGGGAAAAGGAGTTCCTTCGTGTTTTGGAAAAAGAAGAGCGCCGAAGATTACATAGGAAAGAAACAGTATCAAAAGGCGATTGCCCTCTACAGAGAGAAGCTCCAGGAGCAACCCAGGAACACCGCACTTTTGATGAACATCGCGGACACTCTCTTAATGGATAAGCAAGTGGATCATGCGATTCGCGAATACAAAAAAATCGCAGTGATACAAACAGAACAGGGGTTCATATTAAAAGCGATCGCGGTCTACAAAAAGATTCTCAAAATTCAACCGGGAAACGCAGAAGTGGAACACCTGCTCAGCAATCTTTCTGAACGACTGGCGATGACAGAGCAATCGTCACCTGTGGAGAAAGCTAAAACACCACCCTTAAAGGAAACTGAAGAAGCGAATCTTGAGATTGAGAATAAGTTATTGAAGGATCTCAGTCCGGACGAGTTCAAGCAGGTCGTGGCGAAATTGAATCTCCGTCATTTTGAAGAAGGCGCCGTGGTTGTAAAGGAAGGGGATCCGGGTGATTCGCTTTTTGTTGTGGTTCATGGAGAGGTTCGTGTCTTAACGCGTACTCCTTTGAATAAGGAAGTGTTTTTGGCAAATCTTGGAGAGGGAGAATTTTTTGGTGAAATTGCATTGCTAACCGGAAAACCACGAACTGCGACCATCATTACGAATACCAGATCGGAACTCTTAGAACTGACGAAAGAAGATTATGAGAAGATCATCTTGCGTTATCCGAATGTGAAAAAGGTGGTGGAGGAATTCCACGTGCAGCGTACGTATAAAACAGTCGAAGCGATGATCCAAGCCGCCCAGGAAAAACCTTGAGATTTAAGAAATGCGAATCGTGTTTATGGGATCGCCTCAGTTTGCGGTTCCGAGTCTGGAAATTCTTTCCGGTTCAACTCATGAGGTTGTTGCAGTAGTCACTCAACCGGATCGTCCTAAGGGACGCAATTTATTGCCGCAAGCGCCTCCGGTGAAGATTGTTGCGCACCGTCTTGGGATCCCGGTGCTTCAGCCGGTGACAACGAAGTCCGACATTTTCCTTGAGGAAATGCGATCTTTTCATCCGGATTTGCTGGTTGTGGTTGCTTACGGAGAGATACTCAGGCCGACTCTGTTGAATCTCCCCCCTTATGGAGCGGTGAATCTTCATGCTTCGTTGCTTCCCAAATATCGCGGAGCTGCGCCGATCCCCTGGGCCATTCTACAGGGCGAGTCCCATACGGGCGCAACGACAATGTTGATCAATGAAGTCATGGATGGCGGGGACATCCTTTTACAGCAGGAATGCCCGATCTTGCCTGCCGACACGGGCGACACTCTCACGAAAAAACTCGCAAATCTGGGAGCTCCTTTGCTCAGACGGACTGCAGATCTATTGCAAAGAAATGAGATCACGCCGAAACCGCAGGATCTTGCGCAGGTTACCTACGCTCCGAAATTGCGTAAAGAAGATGGCAGGATCGATTGGACTAAGACGGCTTCCTGGATTTCGCGACAGTTTCGAGCGTTCGATGCATGGCCCGGAAGCTTTTCCTATTTTCGCGACCTGAGAGTGAAGTTCTGGTTGGCCCACGCTACGGAGGGGGAAACCACGAGTCTTCCGGGCACTGTAATTGCCGTCCAGAAGCATTCATTCCAGATTGCATGCGGAGAGGGTACGATCCTGGAAGTTCTTGAAATACAACCTGAAAACAGACCTCGCTTTCCCGCTGCGGATTTCATTCATGGCTATTCGATTCATCCACAGGATCGTTTCCTATCGTCGGCTGTTCCTTGACATGTCTGGGCTACCGAAGATAATATTTTTGAAACAGTCGGAGGGATGATGAACTTTCAACACGAAAAAGGTGAAGGCCGAGCTAACCTTATTTTTGGATTGGTCGTTCTTTTTATAGCTCTTTACATTGGTTGGAAGGTTATCCCGGTGATGATTCACGTTTATGCTTTTGAGGATACAGTGAATGAACAATGTAAGTTCTTACGCGGTCGAAGTCTGGACGTGCTCGAACAGGATCTGATCGAGGCTGCCGAGGTCGAGAAAATTGAATTGCAGGAAGAGCAAATAGAAGCCAAGAGAGTGCGCATCGATACTTACGAAGTACTCCGGGTGAACATCCAGTACAGCGTTCCTATAGTCACTCCTTTAAAAGTCATCCAGTGGGAT
This window encodes:
- a CDS encoding gamma-glutamylcyclotransferase; this translates as MTPKRIDIFFYGLFMDTETLRSKGVQPVNPRLVSVPGFALRIGQRATLVPDPDSRVYGVLMQLSHFEIEQLYADASVQMYRPEAVIAELENAAPVPALCFNLPEPPGPDEANQQYAQKLRDLARRLGLPAHYVDRIA
- a CDS encoding SgcJ/EcaC family oxidoreductase; its protein translation is MKRLFLAILFVIVLWQPSSEAGAKEDEAAIHALNQQWILFFKNRDTAGLAGLFTVDGVRMPDGGTTAVGRQAIEAQYRKDFVELWKEKFEASIIEDQIVISGDYAFARGTNTLIHEANGKKVQETGKWMATFRKQGNGSWKYYWSTYNTN
- the fmt gene encoding methionyl-tRNA formyltransferase, coding for MRIVFMGSPQFAVPSLEILSGSTHEVVAVVTQPDRPKGRNLLPQAPPVKIVAHRLGIPVLQPVTTKSDIFLEEMRSFHPDLLVVVAYGEILRPTLLNLPPYGAVNLHASLLPKYRGAAPIPWAILQGESHTGATTMLINEVMDGGDILLQQECPILPADTGDTLTKKLANLGAPLLRRTADLLQRNEITPKPQDLAQVTYAPKLRKEDGRIDWTKTASWISRQFRAFDAWPGSFSYFRDLRVKFWLAHATEGETTSLPGTVIAVQKHSFQIACGEGTILEVLEIQPENRPRFPAADFIHGYSIHPQDRFLSSAVP
- a CDS encoding cyclic nucleotide-binding domain-containing protein, encoding MFWKKKSAEDYIGKKQYQKAIALYREKLQEQPRNTALLMNIADTLLMDKQVDHAIREYKKIAVIQTEQGFILKAIAVYKKILKIQPGNAEVEHLLSNLSERLAMTEQSSPVEKAKTPPLKETEEANLEIENKLLKDLSPDEFKQVVAKLNLRHFEEGAVVVKEGDPGDSLFVVVHGEVRVLTRTPLNKEVFLANLGEGEFFGEIALLTGKPRTATIITNTRSELLELTKEDYEKIILRYPNVKKVVEEFHVQRTYKTVEAMIQAAQEKP
- a CDS encoding tetratricopeptide repeat protein, with amino-acid sequence MILRVSDGIRANKMDSFTLNQASKMLDISPRRLRHWEKIQFVSRSIKNEEGSFYSFQDLVSLRAAAALISGGISLQQVIRSIELIKKKFPEINGISELKFFSHNNTLMMRYNGLSFDPVNGQLLLSFEDREHAAPAAFKSRQKERNHLFWFEYGLRYDIEGKWQLAVKAYRKALQLDPTLADCWNNLATIYYRVGKKKKAIRYYLNALKINSSYKLAYYNLGNIFEELKKFRTAVKMYLRAIELDPEYYDAHYNLALVYDKIHSYREACHHWEIYFRFDSGSRWARYARERVQEISRGTMIRKREKQE
- a CDS encoding dipeptidase, which produces MSKKYFIADTHCDALMRMMDLGYTLQDERLQVSFPKMLKGGHDLQIFACFIDPSVGKDRYINRTLQMIDLLRSEVQKNKKNVSVCASMKEVQKAREQQKKIAMLGIESGHAIMNDLAVLRSYRRLGVIYMTLTWTNTNDWADSSADEERWGGLTQFGQEVVREMNRIGMIVDVSHVSDKTFWHVLRTSTKPVIASHSSARSLCSHPRNMSDEMIKAMAARGGVVFVNFYSAFLNQRFYEEKKKLESRYHKRLQGAVTKWAHKPEMYNYEEEQILRSFVKMLPRVSMKDAVRHIEYIAKIAGVEAVGIGSDFDGIPFWPDGMEDCTSLPVICHSLRKRGFSSSEVDKIASRNLFRIFNDCL